Proteins co-encoded in one Marinomonas sp. IMCC 4694 genomic window:
- a CDS encoding LysR family transcriptional regulator codes for MNINKIDLNLLIYLDVLLRECNVTRSASKLNITQPAMSNGLKRLRDLLNDPLLVRTSEGMKPTEKALRLQPIVRKVLLELEEALQPEADFNESTSTRVFRIMASDYAASTVIPRLLNRLREFAPGITLDIMTPSDVTFHDVEAGKIDMAINRFEELPQSFHQKSVWLDTFVCMMSSKNPIKEHFDINAYLQAQHIWVSKTGFGVGVGMDPNDVQKLGWVDEALQALGHKRSIRVFTRSYHTAMHLALEQDLIATLPKKVAMVNKKNPELVILDPPFDIPKIELKMIWSPLLHHDASHIWFRRQVIDVANELTYQTK; via the coding sequence ATGAATATCAATAAGATTGATCTGAACTTACTTATTTACCTCGATGTACTCTTAAGGGAGTGTAATGTCACTCGCTCAGCCAGCAAGCTAAACATCACCCAACCCGCTATGAGCAACGGGCTAAAACGGTTAAGAGACTTACTAAATGATCCATTATTAGTAAGAACCAGTGAGGGCATGAAACCCACTGAAAAAGCACTTCGCCTTCAACCCATTGTGCGCAAGGTACTCCTTGAACTCGAAGAAGCCCTGCAACCTGAAGCCGATTTCAACGAGAGCACCAGTACGCGCGTATTTCGCATCATGGCCAGTGATTATGCGGCATCGACGGTCATTCCTCGTTTATTAAATCGCCTTCGAGAATTTGCTCCTGGCATCACCTTGGACATAATGACACCGAGCGATGTAACCTTCCACGATGTAGAGGCCGGCAAGATAGACATGGCCATTAACCGCTTTGAAGAATTACCGCAATCGTTTCATCAGAAAAGCGTTTGGCTGGATACTTTTGTGTGCATGATGAGCTCAAAAAATCCGATCAAAGAGCACTTTGATATTAATGCATACCTACAAGCACAACATATTTGGGTCAGCAAAACCGGCTTTGGCGTCGGAGTGGGTATGGACCCTAATGATGTTCAGAAACTGGGTTGGGTGGATGAGGCCCTTCAGGCACTGGGCCACAAACGCAGTATCCGAGTATTTACCCGCAGTTACCACACCGCCATGCACCTAGCGTTAGAGCAAGACCTGATCGCGACCTTGCCTAAAAAAGTTGCCATGGTAAATAAGAAGAATCCAGAGTTAGTGATTCTCGACCCACCGTTTGATATCCCCAAAATTGAGTTAAAAATGATCTGGAGC
- a CDS encoding acyl-CoA thioesterase, which produces MSGSEEKTKGRLTTRTVAMPGDTNPAGDIFGGWVVSQMDIAAGICAGQRAQSRVVTVALDGMSFIRPVKVGDILGVYTKVDSVGRTSMNILVEAWVRRGRIGQREKVTEGMFKFVAIDETGASMPIPKEEDLPDYVLNGFDDH; this is translated from the coding sequence ATGTCAGGATCAGAAGAAAAGACAAAAGGTCGTCTTACGACGAGAACCGTTGCCATGCCAGGAGACACCAACCCGGCGGGTGACATATTCGGTGGTTGGGTCGTGTCACAAATGGATATCGCGGCGGGGATTTGTGCTGGGCAGCGAGCCCAATCTCGTGTCGTGACCGTCGCACTGGACGGAATGAGCTTTATTCGTCCTGTTAAAGTCGGTGATATTTTGGGGGTATACACCAAAGTGGATTCGGTTGGGCGCACCTCAATGAACATTCTAGTGGAAGCGTGGGTACGCCGCGGTCGCATCGGCCAGCGTGAAAAAGTCACAGAAGGCATGTTTAAATTTGTCGCCATCGACGAAACTGGCGCCTCAATGCCGATACCAAAAGAAGAAGACCTACCAGACTATGTATTAAACGGCTTTGATGACCATTGA
- the recB gene encoding exodeoxyribonuclease V subunit beta — MSLNAPMLSIIPEPLNALTFPLFGKRLIEASAGTGKTYTIANLYLRLLVPTGQREELSKPLTVDQILVVTFTEAATAELKARIRSRIRVARKALLQGASDDVFLAAWMAQMSEVQRADGIEKLLYAEKQMDEAAVFTIHGFCQRMLSQNAFESRMLFQQTIETDEQAPLAQAVKDVWRSLFYPMDDIKASLIKPIWSNPDALLKDLALLNNQPDARIVSPNYDWEQALVDAQAIMASVRAMWLAQSQEIIDALNQSGIKRTFWKNDPSKDISAMNHWAHASRFEWIKSLDKFDADQHASQLKKGGAAPVHEFFDLVHRLRATFPDAGRLKAVLLTQLWEQAQVRLKRWKRSTQSLTFTDLLTSLDTALAQDEAGKLAQRIRHLYPIALIDEFQDTDAVQYRIFSNIYQPATVDQSTLGLIMIGDPKQAIYAFRGADIYTYLAAKQHVDSLYSLATNYRSSAAMIQSVNGLFTTQTEPFRVAGIPFVEVQDRANVGQFIRQGQRQAALQFLYQASDEPVSATVYCQTMAESCAAHLHALLLEGQQQTAMIENKGIRPKDVALLVTNFNQASALKTALRQRGIASVYLSDKGSVFETVEAHELLIVLTAVLSNGQESKLRSALATRLVDWSLVDLDTLNHDDVAYEKWVEAFRRYFDMWDTQGLLPMLRQFMQEVGLAAKMLSRIGGERRLTDFLHLTEKLQQKSLELESKEGVLRYLRLAIQNPNGNSDEQKIRLETDAELVRIITIHKSKGLEYPIVYLPFALTPYKNRDKSALFHDDQQALWIAIDPNETQLEQHKEELYATEIRLAYVALTRSKEACFVGAMEVGSKATKQKNARLEVHLSGVGSLIAEGEPLDAGDLLPSLERLCARYDAEQMSLLALPSEPPFLPRYTMTHTEKIDPVARRFRGYVERNWWVGSYSSLVVEDKAKVDESVPGFDEATRVIDPIIEDVEVSNELMEPVQNRFTFPKGAKPGTFLHDTLEGKALHSTIAKPSFNDLLKNSHHNLMGAFYERQGYAGWQTVLENWLPDMVNTELVAGMSLGALSASACRKEMEFFIPVGGMNALELDRISRQFDGVSRAAPAIQHRPLKGMLKGFIDLLFEWQGRYYVLDYKSNYLGAALTDYEPDKLVHAMAEHRYDLQYQLYTLALHRLLKQRLPDYDYEKHVGGVVYLFLRGMQVGQKTGVFQSRLSLEHVMALDGLFQGPVFHGQVGKKSRQTPDDNKEGQQYGLF, encoded by the coding sequence ATGAGCCTTAATGCACCCATGTTATCGATTATCCCTGAACCGTTAAACGCGCTGACGTTCCCCTTGTTTGGCAAGCGTTTAATCGAAGCCAGCGCGGGGACGGGTAAAACCTACACCATTGCTAACTTGTATTTACGGTTGTTGGTGCCGACCGGTCAAAGAGAAGAGTTAAGCAAGCCGCTGACGGTCGACCAGATTTTGGTGGTGACCTTTACCGAAGCCGCCACCGCAGAACTAAAAGCACGTATTCGTAGCCGTATTCGTGTTGCTCGAAAAGCGCTATTGCAAGGCGCCAGTGACGACGTGTTTTTGGCCGCTTGGATGGCTCAGATGTCCGAGGTGCAGCGTGCCGACGGGATTGAAAAACTGCTGTATGCCGAGAAACAAATGGACGAAGCGGCGGTGTTTACCATCCACGGTTTTTGTCAGCGTATGTTGAGCCAAAACGCGTTTGAAAGTCGCATGTTATTTCAGCAAACCATTGAAACGGACGAACAAGCCCCCCTTGCTCAAGCCGTCAAAGATGTGTGGCGAAGCTTGTTTTATCCCATGGATGACATCAAAGCCTCGTTAATTAAGCCCATTTGGTCGAATCCAGACGCCTTACTGAAAGACTTGGCTCTACTCAATAATCAACCCGATGCGCGTATTGTGTCGCCCAATTACGATTGGGAGCAGGCCTTAGTGGACGCTCAGGCCATCATGGCGTCGGTGCGAGCCATGTGGCTGGCACAGTCGCAAGAGATTATTGATGCACTCAATCAAAGCGGTATTAAGCGAACGTTTTGGAAAAACGATCCGTCTAAAGACATTTCGGCGATGAATCATTGGGCGCACGCATCGCGCTTTGAGTGGATCAAATCTTTAGACAAATTTGACGCGGATCAGCATGCCAGCCAATTAAAGAAAGGCGGTGCCGCGCCGGTTCATGAGTTTTTTGATCTGGTGCACAGGCTACGTGCGACATTTCCCGATGCAGGCCGACTCAAAGCCGTGTTGTTGACGCAGCTTTGGGAGCAAGCGCAAGTTCGCTTAAAGCGTTGGAAGCGCAGTACGCAATCGCTGACGTTTACCGATCTACTCACCTCACTCGATACGGCGTTAGCGCAAGACGAAGCAGGTAAGCTTGCGCAGCGCATTCGTCATTTGTATCCGATTGCGTTAATAGACGAATTCCAAGACACGGATGCGGTGCAGTATCGAATCTTTTCAAACATTTATCAGCCGGCCACTGTCGATCAGTCGACACTGGGTTTGATTATGATCGGCGATCCTAAACAAGCGATATACGCGTTTCGCGGTGCCGACATTTATACGTATCTAGCGGCCAAACAGCATGTAGATAGCCTGTATTCATTAGCGACCAATTACCGTTCGTCGGCGGCCATGATTCAGTCCGTGAATGGGTTGTTTACCACCCAAACTGAGCCATTTCGCGTGGCGGGGATTCCTTTTGTTGAGGTTCAGGATCGCGCCAACGTGGGGCAGTTTATCCGACAGGGTCAGCGCCAAGCGGCGTTGCAATTTTTGTATCAAGCGTCGGATGAGCCGGTGTCGGCCACGGTTTATTGTCAAACGATGGCGGAATCATGCGCAGCGCACCTTCATGCTTTGTTGCTAGAAGGCCAGCAACAAACGGCCATGATCGAAAACAAAGGTATACGTCCAAAAGACGTGGCTTTATTGGTGACCAATTTTAACCAAGCCAGCGCGCTAAAAACCGCATTGCGCCAGCGTGGCATCGCCAGTGTGTATTTGAGTGATAAAGGCTCAGTGTTTGAAACCGTCGAAGCCCATGAATTATTGATTGTGCTCACAGCGGTCTTATCCAACGGGCAAGAAAGTAAATTGCGATCGGCGTTGGCGACGCGATTGGTGGATTGGTCGCTGGTTGACTTGGATACGTTGAACCACGACGACGTGGCGTATGAAAAATGGGTCGAAGCGTTTCGGCGCTATTTTGACATGTGGGACACGCAAGGCTTATTGCCCATGCTGCGCCAGTTTATGCAAGAGGTCGGTTTGGCCGCAAAAATGCTTAGCCGGATCGGCGGCGAACGTCGGCTAACCGATTTTTTGCATTTAACTGAAAAACTCCAGCAAAAATCGTTGGAATTAGAATCGAAAGAAGGCGTATTGCGCTACTTGCGCTTGGCGATTCAGAACCCGAACGGCAACAGTGATGAGCAAAAAATTCGTCTTGAAACCGACGCTGAGCTGGTGCGCATTATCACCATTCACAAAAGTAAGGGGTTAGAGTACCCGATTGTGTATCTGCCGTTTGCTTTGACGCCCTATAAAAATCGCGATAAATCCGCTTTATTTCACGATGATCAGCAGGCGTTGTGGATCGCCATAGACCCTAATGAAACTCAACTTGAACAACACAAAGAAGAGCTCTACGCGACAGAAATTCGTTTGGCGTATGTGGCGCTGACGCGCTCAAAAGAGGCGTGTTTTGTTGGTGCAATGGAGGTAGGAAGTAAAGCAACGAAACAAAAAAACGCTAGGCTAGAAGTGCATTTGAGTGGCGTCGGCTCTTTAATCGCAGAAGGGGAGCCGCTTGACGCTGGCGATCTTCTTCCCAGTTTAGAGCGCCTTTGTGCGAGGTATGATGCCGAGCAAATGAGTCTCTTGGCATTGCCCTCAGAGCCACCGTTTTTGCCGCGTTATACGATGACGCATACGGAGAAAATCGACCCCGTTGCACGCCGTTTTCGTGGTTATGTTGAGCGGAATTGGTGGGTAGGCAGTTACTCATCGTTGGTGGTGGAGGACAAGGCAAAGGTCGACGAGAGCGTGCCGGGCTTCGATGAGGCCACTCGTGTGATTGATCCAATAATAGAAGACGTTGAAGTGTCCAATGAATTGATGGAGCCTGTACAAAATCGCTTTACGTTTCCCAAAGGCGCAAAGCCTGGCACTTTTTTGCACGATACGTTGGAAGGGAAGGCATTACACAGCACGATAGCAAAACCTAGCTTTAATGATTTGCTAAAAAACAGTCACCACAATCTGATGGGAGCGTTTTATGAGCGTCAAGGATACGCTGGTTGGCAAACGGTATTAGAGAATTGGTTGCCAGACATGGTGAATACTGAGCTGGTGGCGGGCATGAGCTTAGGGGCTTTGTCTGCGTCGGCATGCCGTAAAGAAATGGAGTTTTTTATTCCCGTCGGTGGGATGAATGCACTGGAATTGGATCGGATTTCCCGACAATTTGATGGCGTATCACGAGCGGCTCCCGCTATTCAACATCGGCCGTTAAAAGGCATGTTAAAAGGTTTTATCGACTTGTTATTTGAATGGCAAGGGCGCTATTACGTACTGGATTATAAGTCGAATTATTTAGGCGCTGCTTTGACGGACTATGAGCCAGACAAATTAGTGCATGCGATGGCAGAGCACCGCTATGATCTGCAATATCAATTGTACACCTTGGCCTTACATCGCTTATTAAAACAGCGTTTGCCCGACTACGACTACGAGAAACATGTGGGTGGCGTCGTGTATCTGTTTTTACGCGGTATGCAGGTAGGGCAAAAAACGGGCGTGTTTCAGTCGCGTTTATCGCTTGAGCATGTAATGGCATTGGATGGGCTTTTTCAAGGTCCAGTATTTCACGGTCAAGTAGGCAAAAAATCCCGCCAAACGCCAGACGACAATAAGGAAGGGCAGCAATATGGACTTTTCTAA
- a CDS encoding EAL and HDOD domain-containing protein, producing MIEFPTVLDDLMMAQQPILKRSKDIFGYELLFRGKNSLFADFTDGEAATSQVLVNLCIGITKMESQLRKPFFINMTTELMLSDAFFPIAPDTVYIEILENQKLTPEFILAVKNWCDAGYRFALDDYQFGADYKALLPWVSIIKIDVLATPPQVHQADIAELKSKGLILLAEKVEDAAMFEQCKALGFDLFQGYFLQRPELIKGKKIDSATHSAIELVNALQDTKISIDAVTDLVAKNPKLSYQLLRILNSPVCGVTKTVTSIKEAVVFLGLTQLKKWALLITLTSSTNQPKSLLKVLLTRARCCQLLAESKHSHQADSAFMIGLMSGIDAVFNVERSVVLEQIALDQNLRHAILSYSGELGGYLKQTLNCEEQNWTNIESMTSEERAVLNRAFLDAMLWSEDVMLSVN from the coding sequence ATGATCGAATTTCCAACGGTATTAGACGATCTAATGATGGCACAGCAACCTATCCTAAAAAGAAGCAAAGATATTTTTGGGTATGAACTGCTGTTTCGTGGGAAAAACTCACTATTCGCTGACTTTACTGATGGCGAAGCAGCCACGAGTCAAGTATTGGTTAATTTGTGCATCGGCATCACAAAAATGGAATCGCAACTACGAAAACCGTTTTTCATTAATATGACGACAGAACTCATGCTGTCGGATGCGTTTTTTCCCATTGCACCCGATACGGTTTACATTGAGATCCTTGAAAATCAAAAACTCACACCTGAGTTTATTTTAGCGGTCAAAAACTGGTGCGATGCAGGCTATCGCTTTGCCCTGGACGATTACCAGTTTGGCGCCGATTACAAGGCTTTACTGCCCTGGGTATCCATTATAAAAATAGATGTGCTTGCGACTCCTCCTCAAGTTCATCAAGCTGACATTGCCGAGCTAAAATCGAAAGGTCTCATTTTGTTGGCCGAAAAAGTCGAAGATGCTGCCATGTTTGAACAATGCAAAGCACTCGGTTTTGACTTATTTCAGGGCTACTTTCTGCAACGTCCTGAGCTTATTAAGGGCAAAAAAATTGATTCAGCAACACACAGTGCCATTGAACTGGTGAACGCACTACAAGACACCAAAATAAGCATTGATGCGGTAACCGACTTAGTCGCTAAAAACCCTAAATTGTCTTATCAGCTGTTACGCATCCTTAACAGTCCTGTGTGCGGCGTCACTAAAACAGTGACATCCATCAAAGAAGCTGTGGTTTTTTTGGGGCTAACGCAATTGAAGAAATGGGCACTGCTCATCACTCTAACGTCCTCTACGAATCAACCAAAGTCCTTATTAAAAGTATTACTCACAAGAGCAAGGTGCTGCCAACTGCTTGCTGAAAGCAAACATTCACACCAGGCTGATTCCGCTTTTATGATCGGCCTGATGTCTGGGATTGACGCCGTATTCAATGTCGAGCGGTCCGTGGTCTTAGAGCAGATCGCCTTAGATCAAAATTTACGACATGCTATTTTATCGTATTCAGGAGAGCTTGGCGGTTATTTAAAGCAAACGCTAAACTGTGAAGAGCAAAACTGGACCAACATTGAATCCATGACTTCGGAAGAAAGAGCCGTACTCAACAGAGCATTTTTAGACGCCATGCTGTGGTCAGAAGACGTCATGCTTTCCGTAAATTAA
- a CDS encoding LysR substrate-binding domain-containing protein, with translation MRITLRQLQIFEAVVHTGSVTAAAEMVSISQPAASQALRELEALLGRPLFRRHGKRLQITPQARHLLPQARAVLSQIEQIESMGSEDELSGSLHLAASVSVGNYLLPKQMSLFKHQHPNIRFNLDIGNTQSVIQQLLTGKAEVGFIEGYCQHAELMTQVWLKDELVVFGSTQEERQEDLSWEDLEKANWIMREAGSGTRNILEQATASRIPQLNVVLSLAHMEAVKQAVIHQMGLGCLSRMAISQELDSGLIKLYTTPLELHRNLLIVTPKNTALTQNAQRFIDLCCAAPVLENI, from the coding sequence ATGAGAATCACACTTAGACAATTACAAATATTCGAAGCCGTTGTTCATACGGGCTCGGTGACGGCGGCCGCTGAAATGGTGTCCATTAGCCAACCCGCGGCCAGCCAGGCATTACGCGAATTAGAAGCCCTACTCGGGCGCCCTCTGTTTCGTCGGCATGGCAAGCGCTTGCAAATTACACCTCAAGCAAGACATTTGCTCCCTCAAGCGCGCGCGGTATTAAGCCAAATAGAACAAATTGAAAGCATGGGCAGCGAAGACGAACTCAGCGGTTCCTTGCATCTTGCGGCCAGCGTAAGTGTGGGTAATTATTTACTACCCAAGCAAATGTCTTTGTTCAAACACCAACACCCCAACATTCGTTTCAATCTGGATATTGGCAATACGCAAAGTGTGATCCAGCAGTTATTAACCGGTAAAGCTGAAGTGGGCTTTATTGAAGGCTACTGCCAACACGCAGAACTGATGACGCAAGTGTGGCTAAAAGATGAGCTGGTGGTATTTGGCTCGACTCAAGAAGAACGCCAAGAAGACTTGTCATGGGAGGACCTGGAAAAAGCCAATTGGATAATGCGTGAAGCAGGCTCAGGGACTCGTAACATTTTAGAGCAAGCAACGGCGTCACGTATTCCGCAGCTGAATGTGGTGTTATCGTTGGCACACATGGAGGCGGTTAAACAAGCGGTTATTCATCAGATGGGATTGGGCTGTTTGTCGCGTATGGCCATTTCTCAGGAATTAGATTCAGGCCTTATTAAGTTGTATACGACCCCACTTGAGCTGCATCGAAATTTATTAATTGTTACCCCTAAAAATACGGCCTTAACGCAAAATGCTCAGCGCTTTATTGACCTTTGCTGTGCGGCGCCGGTACTAGAGAATATTTAG
- the recC gene encoding exodeoxyribonuclease V subunit gamma, translated as MFQLYTGNRLEDLAVLLAKILAVSPPENPFDDDAILVQNPGMAQWLKMFLAESHSIAAGLVFPLPSTFVWQTFSHTLSDIPAQSEFNKPFLVWRLMRLLQARLADPEFEALRWYLEEDDTQVRRFQLCSSIADIYDQYLVYRPDWIKLWEAGDQDSAPHHNVPLDKHLSEVFDQQPWQAILWRDLVADVSEQGTSLYHRGNLIEALRDAARSSSRPTAVPERIFIFGVSSLPPNTLESLRVLAASGWIDVHLFLQNPCRFYWGDVVDKHYLGREIKRQTLKPGLSIDTLHLDANPLLASWGRLGRDYIAQLQEMADHEIEVFEDYRHDHSSGLLQWVQQDVLTLENHGAAEERDIHLSHSGYRHRIALDDQSIRVHRCHSPLREVEVLHDQLLDMFEKDSSLTPKDIIVMLPDVNTYSPFVRAVFGSTKQIPFALIDQSGGLENPIVDAYLYLLGLSESRFTLSELVSVLEVPAVLARFELSSNELERIRQWSTEVGIRWGLNADTAQQHDLPSQESHTWLHGMRRMLLGYAMGHEHVWENTLSYGDVEGLEASVAGKLAEFLVAIDEAQGKLMQPLLPKDWVSTLYYVSQRFFLLEDDDAFSVLLSKQLDALTLQWQQAHFAAPLDQQVLRQLLSPLLQESQGGQRFLAGRVNFCTLMPMRSVPFKAICVLGLNEGDYPRSVAPMGFDLMVGQYRSGDRSRREDDKYLFLEALMSARSALYLSYVGRSIQDNSEKNPSILVSELLEYIGQSCVFEGDEALAPDDAQAALFARLILEHPLQPFNTAYFTEAFDTRLYSYDTQWLPALLAEQVDEAPAHFQPLDAMEQPRLTLALDELSRFIRHPTRHFTQRRLKAYLSLREEEEKEDEPFALEGIPGYQLRERLLHAMIKGDEASFLERLSLTGTLPYGAFGRLSLQHNYDQCRQLFVLLQGYGLSDCAPLEVSVTVGNVVLQGWLDQPSITTRLSYRIGDVSANQKMQMWIEHLALCAQGTPKEHHLVNIDKKGTTRSYRFVVLPPKAAHAYLSDMLALMFQGMCQPILLPANSADAWCDSYCATKTKDDPDAAWEKALKCYQENNSQYSSSEVNDAYWQRYYPNLNDQKTAFVDLCEHIWLPMQRHLEVIE; from the coding sequence ATGTTTCAACTGTATACAGGGAATCGGCTAGAAGATTTGGCCGTGTTGTTGGCAAAAATCTTGGCGGTATCTCCCCCAGAGAACCCGTTTGACGATGACGCCATCTTGGTGCAAAACCCCGGTATGGCCCAGTGGTTAAAAATGTTTTTAGCCGAGTCTCATTCCATTGCGGCGGGCTTAGTTTTTCCTTTGCCTTCGACGTTTGTTTGGCAAACATTCTCTCATACGCTCAGTGATATTCCCGCGCAGAGTGAATTCAATAAGCCTTTTTTGGTGTGGCGATTAATGCGTTTGCTTCAGGCTCGCCTCGCAGACCCAGAATTTGAGGCGTTGCGCTGGTATCTTGAAGAAGACGATACTCAGGTACGGCGGTTTCAGCTGTGCAGCAGCATTGCCGATATTTACGATCAATACCTTGTGTACCGACCTGATTGGATCAAACTCTGGGAAGCCGGTGATCAAGACAGCGCACCTCATCATAACGTGCCATTGGATAAACACTTGAGCGAGGTATTTGATCAGCAGCCTTGGCAAGCGATTTTATGGCGAGACCTGGTGGCCGATGTAAGCGAACAAGGCACTTCTTTGTACCACCGTGGCAATTTAATCGAAGCCTTGCGCGACGCCGCACGGTCGTCTTCTCGACCTACGGCGGTACCTGAGCGAATTTTTATTTTTGGTGTGTCTTCCTTACCGCCTAATACTTTGGAATCGTTGCGAGTGCTCGCTGCGTCGGGTTGGATTGACGTGCATTTGTTTTTGCAAAACCCGTGTCGTTTTTATTGGGGCGATGTGGTGGATAAGCATTATTTGGGGCGCGAAATAAAACGGCAAACCCTCAAACCTGGGCTTAGCATCGATACCTTGCACCTTGATGCGAACCCGCTGTTGGCAAGCTGGGGACGTTTAGGTCGAGATTATATTGCGCAATTACAAGAGATGGCCGACCACGAAATTGAAGTGTTCGAAGACTATCGCCACGACCATTCGAGTGGTTTATTGCAATGGGTTCAGCAAGACGTTCTCACGTTAGAAAACCACGGAGCCGCCGAAGAGCGAGACATCCACCTAAGTCATTCGGGGTATCGTCATCGCATTGCATTGGACGATCAGAGCATTCGTGTTCATCGTTGCCACAGCCCACTGCGTGAAGTCGAAGTGCTGCATGATCAGTTACTGGACATGTTTGAAAAAGACTCAAGCCTAACGCCCAAAGACATTATTGTGATGTTGCCCGACGTGAATACTTACAGCCCATTTGTGAGGGCGGTGTTCGGCAGCACAAAGCAGATTCCTTTTGCCTTGATCGATCAGTCCGGCGGATTGGAGAACCCAATTGTCGATGCGTATCTGTATTTACTGGGATTAAGTGAAAGTCGATTTACGTTATCCGAATTGGTCAGTGTGCTTGAAGTGCCAGCGGTATTGGCGCGTTTCGAGCTGTCTTCCAATGAACTGGAACGCATTCGTCAATGGTCGACCGAGGTGGGTATTCGTTGGGGATTAAATGCGGATACCGCCCAGCAGCATGACTTGCCATCGCAAGAGTCACATACTTGGTTGCACGGTATGCGCCGAATGTTGTTGGGCTACGCCATGGGTCACGAGCATGTTTGGGAAAATACGTTAAGTTATGGTGATGTCGAAGGCTTGGAAGCGTCAGTAGCAGGTAAATTGGCCGAGTTTCTCGTAGCAATTGATGAGGCTCAAGGCAAGCTCATGCAGCCGCTGTTACCCAAAGACTGGGTGTCTACCTTGTATTATGTGTCACAGCGTTTCTTTTTGCTCGAAGATGACGATGCCTTTTCTGTGCTGCTCAGTAAACAGCTTGATGCATTGACCTTGCAGTGGCAGCAGGCGCATTTTGCGGCGCCGCTGGATCAGCAAGTGTTGCGCCAGCTGCTGTCGCCCTTGTTGCAAGAATCTCAGGGAGGGCAGCGCTTTTTAGCCGGACGAGTCAATTTCTGCACTCTTATGCCAATGCGTTCCGTGCCATTTAAAGCGATTTGCGTCTTGGGACTCAACGAAGGCGACTACCCGCGAAGTGTCGCGCCGATGGGCTTTGATTTAATGGTAGGGCAATACCGCAGCGGTGACCGAAGCCGACGAGAAGACGACAAGTATTTATTCTTAGAAGCCTTAATGTCGGCGCGAAGCGCACTTTATCTGAGTTATGTGGGGCGTAGCATTCAAGACAATAGTGAAAAAAATCCCTCTATTTTGGTCAGTGAATTGCTTGAATACATCGGCCAGAGTTGCGTTTTTGAGGGCGATGAGGCGCTGGCTCCAGACGATGCGCAAGCGGCACTGTTTGCGCGTCTGATTCTCGAACACCCCTTGCAGCCCTTCAATACCGCGTACTTTACAGAAGCGTTTGATACGCGATTATACAGTTACGATACGCAATGGTTGCCGGCATTATTAGCCGAGCAAGTGGACGAGGCGCCCGCTCATTTTCAGCCCCTGGATGCCATGGAACAACCGCGTTTAACCTTGGCTTTGGACGAGTTGTCGCGCTTCATTCGACACCCAACGCGCCACTTTACTCAGCGACGTTTAAAAGCCTACTTAAGTTTGCGTGAAGAAGAAGAGAAAGAAGACGAGCCCTTTGCGCTGGAGGGCATTCCTGGTTATCAGCTTCGAGAGCGCTTATTGCACGCCATGATAAAAGGCGATGAGGCCTCATTTTTGGAGCGGTTGTCTCTGACCGGTACCTTGCCTTATGGGGCTTTTGGGCGCTTGTCGTTGCAGCACAATTACGATCAGTGCCGACAGTTATTTGTATTGCTGCAAGGCTATGGTTTATCGGATTGTGCCCCGCTTGAAGTGTCGGTAACCGTCGGTAACGTCGTGTTGCAAGGCTGGTTAGATCAGCCTTCGATTACCACGCGCTTGTCGTACCGTATTGGTGATGTGTCAGCCAACCAAAAAATGCAAATGTGGATAGAACATTTGGCTTTATGTGCTCAAGGCACGCCAAAGGAACATCATCTTGTTAATATCGATAAAAAAGGGACAACGCGGTCATATCGTTTTGTTGTGTTGCCCCCTAAAGCGGCACACGCTTATTTGTCAGATATGCTGGCTTTGATGTTTCAGGGCATGTGTCAGCCTATATTATTGCCTGCGAACAGTGCGGATGCGTGGTGCGACAGCTATTGCGCCACGAAAACCAAAGACGACCCAGATGCCGCATGGGAAAAAGCCCTAAAATGCTACCAAGAAAACAACAGTCAGTATTCTAGTAGTGAAGTAAATGACGCCTACTGGCAGCGCTATTACCCCAATCTGAATGATCAAAAAACGGCCTTTGTCGACCTTTGCGAGCACATTTGGTTGCCCATGCAGCGCCACTTGGAGGTGATCGAATGA